A genomic window from Leptospira stimsonii includes:
- the leuC gene encoding 3-isopropylmalate dehydratase large subunit, with protein MAGKTLYDKIWDARVVAKDGEEDILYVDRHLLHEVTSPQAFTALREKGRTVRKREKILAIMDHNVSTRNREWDGAGPISKKQMELLSENCRDFGIELLDINHPDQGIVHVVGPEMGLTLPGTVIACGDSHTSTHGAFGAFALGIGTSEIEHVLATQTIRLKKSKNLLVRIEGKFPADVTAKDVALFLIGKIGTNGGQGYVIEYSGEAVRGLSMEGRMTLCNLCIEAGARAGMIAPDETTFEYLKGRDYAPKGAEYIKKIEYWKTLKSDSNAVFDKTIDLNASEVSPMVTWGTNPGQVVPVTSSVPDPDSFPDQEARTAARRSLEYMGLYSGQSMRSVGVDKVFIGSCTNARIEDIRRAAEVARGKKVSVNVQAIVVPGSGRVKRQAEAEGLDRILMDAGFEWRLPGCSMCLGMNDDFLKPGERSASTSNRNFEGRQGRGGRTHLVSPESAVVAAILGRFGTISELTEEKR; from the coding sequence ATGGCCGGAAAAACATTGTATGATAAAATTTGGGACGCAAGAGTTGTCGCAAAAGACGGGGAGGAGGATATTCTTTACGTCGACAGGCATCTTTTGCACGAAGTCACTTCGCCGCAGGCATTTACGGCTCTTAGGGAGAAGGGAAGAACGGTTCGGAAGAGAGAAAAAATTCTCGCGATCATGGATCATAACGTTTCTACGAGAAATCGTGAATGGGACGGTGCTGGACCCATTTCAAAAAAACAAATGGAACTTCTTTCCGAAAATTGCAGGGATTTCGGTATCGAGCTTTTGGATATAAATCATCCCGATCAAGGAATCGTTCACGTGGTCGGTCCCGAGATGGGACTTACTTTACCCGGAACGGTAATTGCTTGCGGAGATTCGCATACGTCCACGCACGGCGCATTCGGTGCGTTTGCTCTTGGTATCGGAACTAGCGAGATCGAACACGTCTTGGCTACGCAGACGATTCGTTTAAAAAAATCAAAGAATCTATTGGTTCGTATAGAAGGGAAATTTCCAGCGGATGTCACAGCCAAGGACGTAGCGCTTTTTCTGATCGGAAAGATCGGTACGAACGGAGGTCAAGGATACGTTATTGAATATTCCGGCGAAGCTGTTCGCGGACTTTCCATGGAAGGGAGGATGACGCTCTGTAATCTTTGTATCGAGGCCGGGGCTCGAGCCGGTATGATTGCGCCGGATGAAACCACGTTCGAATATTTGAAGGGAAGAGATTACGCTCCGAAGGGAGCAGAGTATATAAAAAAAATAGAATATTGGAAAACTTTAAAATCGGATTCAAACGCGGTTTTCGATAAAACGATTGACTTGAATGCAAGCGAAGTTTCTCCGATGGTTACCTGGGGAACCAATCCGGGGCAGGTTGTCCCGGTGACATCTTCGGTTCCCGATCCGGATTCTTTTCCAGATCAGGAAGCCAGGACGGCCGCGCGCAGATCCTTGGAATATATGGGTTTGTATTCGGGACAATCGATGCGTTCCGTCGGAGTAGATAAAGTATTTATCGGATCTTGTACGAACGCACGCATTGAAGACATCAGAAGGGCCGCTGAGGTCGCCCGAGGAAAGAAGGTTTCGGTTAACGTACAAGCTATCGTAGTCCCCGGATCTGGGAGAGTAAAACGTCAGGCGGAAGCGGAAGGGTTGGATCGTATTCTTATGGACGCAGGCTTTGAATGGAGATTACCGGGTTGTTCTATGTGTCTCGGTATGAATGACGATTTTCTGAAACCGGGAGAACGGTCCGCTTCCACT